A genomic stretch from Flavobacteriales bacterium includes:
- a CDS encoding helix-turn-helix domain-containing protein: MFNLQLYQVSLNEENIKLIFGLKLKQFRTAKKLSLTELAEKAGLSVSYINEIEKGKKYPKAEKISTLANALDVTYDKLVSLKLDKQLAPVGEVLNSRLLEELPLDLFGIDKGKLIEIIASAPSKVTAFISTIAQISSTYNLTQENFYFAMLRSYQEMHENYFEELEKEAERFRKEYDLPASGNIPSEVLRNILLDQFGYRVEENDLNEFPELTHIRSVFIEDAKKILINAKMAENQKAFLYAKELGYQFLEMSGERALMTPWPRATSFDHVLNNSRASYFAGALLISPEDLVSQLEPFFAAKKWDGDALLRILETYNSSPEMFMLRLINIIPKYFGLSGMFFMRFDHKKEQQETSLKKQLHLSRTRNPKKITLLENYCRTWADEQIFNDLGKSPKAYCHRFETENQSQRFFVMALSRPMKRNPNAALSVMIGFEENAAFTRKIGFAEDGSIEATVMELDAKEVEREAEFTNIQRAMEALMESQKTAAVSELTES, encoded by the coding sequence ATGTTCAATCTGCAGCTATATCAAGTGTCGCTGAACGAAGAAAATATCAAACTCATTTTCGGGCTGAAACTCAAGCAGTTCCGCACGGCAAAGAAGCTTTCGCTGACCGAATTGGCTGAGAAAGCAGGGCTTTCCGTGTCCTATATAAATGAGATTGAAAAGGGTAAGAAATACCCAAAAGCAGAGAAAATTTCTACGCTGGCTAATGCGCTGGACGTGACTTACGACAAGCTCGTTTCGCTGAAACTCGATAAGCAATTGGCACCAGTTGGCGAGGTTTTGAATTCGCGATTGCTGGAGGAACTTCCGCTCGATCTTTTCGGTATTGACAAAGGCAAACTCATTGAGATCATTGCAAGTGCGCCTTCGAAGGTTACCGCTTTCATCAGCACGATTGCGCAGATTTCGAGCACCTATAATCTCACGCAGGAGAATTTCTACTTCGCGATGCTGCGCTCGTACCAGGAAATGCACGAGAATTATTTTGAGGAGTTGGAGAAAGAAGCTGAGCGGTTTAGAAAGGAGTATGATCTGCCTGCAAGCGGCAACATTCCATCAGAAGTTCTGCGCAATATTTTGCTCGATCAATTCGGTTACCGTGTGGAGGAGAATGACCTGAACGAATTCCCAGAGTTAACGCATATCCGTTCAGTGTTTATTGAGGATGCGAAGAAGATCTTGATCAACGCCAAGATGGCGGAAAACCAGAAGGCGTTTTTGTACGCGAAGGAGCTTGGTTACCAGTTTTTGGAAATGAGCGGTGAGCGTGCGTTGATGACGCCTTGGCCGCGTGCCACGAGTTTCGACCACGTGCTGAACAACAGTCGCGCGAGTTATTTCGCTGGAGCATTGCTCATTTCTCCTGAGGATCTGGTTTCGCAGTTGGAGCCGTTTTTCGCAGCTAAGAAATGGGATGGTGATGCGTTGCTCCGAATTCTGGAGACATACAACAGTTCGCCAGAGATGTTCATGCTGCGCCTCATCAACATTATTCCAAAATACTTTGGGTTGAGCGGCATGTTCTTCATGCGTTTCGACCACAAAAAGGAACAGCAAGAAACTTCACTGAAGAAGCAATTGCACCTCTCGCGAACGCGAAATCCGAAGAAGATCACCTTGCTTGAGAATTACTGCCGCACTTGGGCGGATGAGCAGATATTCAATGACCTTGGAAAATCGCCTAAGGCATATTGTCACCGTTTCGAGACAGAGAATCAAAGCCAACGGTTTTTTGTGATGGCGCTTAGCCGTCCGATGAAGCGGAATCCGAACGCGGCTCTGAGCGTGATGATTGGCTTTGAGGAAAATGCTGCGTTTACGCGGAAGATCGGTTTTGCAGAGGACGGTTCCATCGAGGCAACCGTTATGGAACTGGACGCGAAGGAGGTGGAACGCGAAGCGGAGTTCACCAATATTCAGCGAGCCATGGAAGCGCTGATGGAAAGTCAGAAGACTGCTGCGGTGAGCGAACTCACCGAATCGTAA
- the aceB gene encoding malate synthase A, producing MSELTVSLEGVEIKGEIKAGYDEILTQEALEFVVKLHRAFNGRRKELLAARQVRQKEIDNGKFPDFLPETAHIRESEWTVAPLPEDLLDRRVEITGPVDRKMVINALNSGAKMFMADFEDSNSPSWDNNVNGQINLRDANKRTITFENPANGKKYALKDEIATLLVRPRGWHLLEKGLMIDGEPCSGGLFDFGLYFFHNVHQLLENGSGPYFYLPKMESHLEARLWNDAFVMAQNELGIAQGTIKATVLIETILASFELHEILWELKDHSAGLNCGRWDYIFSYIKRFRNHPEFVVPNRDQVTMASPFMDAYSRLVIQTCHKRAVHAMGGMAAFIPIKGDEAANAAAIEKVRNDKIREAKNGHDGTWVAHPGLVQVAMDVFNEYMPEPNQITKQRTETITAADLIEVPKGTITEEGVRKNINVGILYIESWLRGNGAAAIYNLMEDAATAEISRTQVWQWIQRGAEMEDGRKVTYAMVEGFIPEELKKIEAYVGSDAYANGKFELATELFKKLVATEEFEEFLTLNAYNYI from the coding sequence ATGTCAGAACTAACCGTATCGCTGGAAGGCGTTGAAATCAAAGGAGAGATCAAAGCAGGATATGATGAGATCCTGACACAGGAGGCGTTGGAATTTGTGGTGAAATTGCACCGCGCTTTCAATGGCCGTAGAAAAGAATTGTTGGCGGCACGTCAGGTGCGTCAGAAGGAGATCGACAACGGGAAATTCCCGGATTTCCTTCCTGAAACCGCTCACATCCGCGAAAGCGAATGGACGGTTGCGCCACTTCCAGAAGACCTATTGGATAGAAGAGTGGAGATCACTGGTCCGGTTGACCGTAAGATGGTGATCAACGCATTGAACTCAGGCGCCAAGATGTTCATGGCCGACTTTGAGGACAGCAACTCCCCTTCTTGGGATAATAATGTCAATGGGCAGATCAACTTGCGTGATGCAAACAAACGAACCATCACGTTCGAAAACCCAGCCAACGGAAAGAAATATGCGCTGAAAGACGAAATAGCAACCTTGCTCGTCCGTCCGCGCGGATGGCACCTGTTGGAAAAAGGATTGATGATCGATGGCGAGCCATGTTCTGGTGGTCTGTTCGATTTCGGTCTGTACTTCTTCCATAACGTGCATCAATTGTTGGAAAACGGTAGCGGTCCTTACTTCTACCTTCCAAAAATGGAAAGCCATTTGGAGGCGCGTTTGTGGAACGATGCGTTTGTGATGGCGCAGAACGAATTGGGCATCGCGCAAGGAACCATTAAGGCAACTGTTTTGATCGAGACCATCCTTGCTTCTTTCGAATTGCACGAAATTCTTTGGGAGCTGAAAGACCACTCTGCGGGCTTGAACTGCGGGCGTTGGGATTACATCTTCTCGTACATCAAGCGTTTCCGCAACCACCCAGAATTTGTGGTTCCGAACCGCGATCAGGTGACCATGGCATCTCCTTTCATGGATGCTTACTCTCGTCTGGTGATCCAAACATGCCACAAGCGTGCGGTCCATGCCATGGGCGGAATGGCGGCTTTCATTCCAATTAAAGGAGATGAGGCGGCCAACGCTGCTGCCATCGAGAAAGTGCGCAACGACAAGATCCGCGAAGCGAAAAACGGCCACGATGGAACGTGGGTGGCGCACCCTGGATTGGTTCAGGTTGCCATGGACGTTTTCAACGAATACATGCCAGAGCCGAACCAAATTACCAAGCAACGAACGGAGACCATTACTGCTGCCGACCTGATTGAAGTTCCAAAGGGAACCATCACGGAAGAGGGCGTCCGCAAGAACATCAATGTGGGTATTCTTTATATCGAAAGCTGGTTGCGCGGAAACGGTGCTGCTGCCATCTACAACCTGATGGAGGATGCGGCAACAGCCGAGATCTCAAGAACGCAGGTTTGGCAATGGATCCAGCGTGGCGCTGAAATGGAAGATGGCCGAAAAGTGACCTACGCAATGGTTGAAGGCTTCATTCCAGAGGAATTGAAAAAGATCGAAGCGTATGTTGGAAGCGATGCTTACGCCAACGGAAAATTCGAATTGGCAACGGAGCTTTTCAAGAAGCTGGTTGCAACGGAGGAGTTCGAGGAATTCCTCACGTTAAATGCTTACAACTATATCTGA
- a CDS encoding isocitrate lyase translates to MSNSQTSYVSALETVKNLKAKYGDAWGEINPEHAARMYTQNRFKTGLDIAKYTAAIMREDMAAYDADNSKYTQSLGAWHGFVAQQTMIAVKKHHKTTKRRYIYLSGWMVAALRSEFGPLPDQSMHEKTTVPHLIAEIYDFLKQADATELNDLFRRKAAGEDVQDQIDNFETHVVPIIADIDAGFGNEEATYLLSKKMIEAGACAIQIENQVSDAKQCGHQDGKVTVPHEDFIAKLNAIRMAFLELGVEDGIIVARTDSEGASLTQKLPVSLEPGDLPSQYLDFVDAEEVTLDEVNENDVLLKRNGKLVRPVRLPNGLYSFRPGTNIDRVVLDCVTALQHGADLLWIETPTPDVEAIAAMVNRIKEQVPNAKLVYNNSPSFNWTLNFRKQAYKRWEAEGKDLSAYDANDLMNAKYDDSELAIEADQKIRTFQADSSRVSGIFHHLITLPTYHTTALHMNDLSAGYFGEEGMLAYVGGVQRQEIRKGVACVKHQRMAGSDLGDDHKEFFAGDKALKAGGAKNTSNQFEVAH, encoded by the coding sequence ATGAGTAATTCACAAACCAGTTACGTTTCTGCTTTAGAAACAGTAAAAAACCTGAAAGCAAAGTATGGCGATGCTTGGGGAGAAATTAACCCAGAGCACGCAGCGCGCATGTACACGCAGAACCGTTTCAAAACGGGATTGGACATTGCAAAATACACTGCCGCTATCATGCGTGAGGACATGGCTGCTTACGATGCAGACAACTCAAAATACACACAATCTTTGGGTGCATGGCACGGGTTTGTGGCGCAGCAGACGATGATCGCTGTGAAGAAGCATCACAAGACAACGAAAAGACGATACATCTACTTGTCTGGTTGGATGGTTGCTGCGTTGCGTTCTGAGTTCGGACCGCTTCCAGATCAATCCATGCACGAAAAAACCACGGTACCGCATTTGATCGCAGAGATCTATGATTTCTTGAAACAAGCGGATGCAACTGAGTTGAACGACCTTTTCCGCAGAAAAGCTGCTGGCGAAGATGTTCAGGATCAGATTGACAACTTCGAAACGCACGTAGTTCCAATTATCGCGGATATTGATGCTGGTTTCGGTAACGAAGAAGCTACTTACCTTCTTTCGAAGAAAATGATCGAAGCGGGTGCTTGTGCCATCCAAATTGAAAACCAGGTGTCTGACGCCAAGCAGTGTGGTCACCAAGATGGTAAAGTAACCGTTCCGCATGAGGATTTCATCGCGAAGCTGAACGCAATCCGTATGGCATTCTTGGAATTGGGCGTTGAAGATGGAATTATCGTTGCACGTACCGATTCTGAAGGAGCAAGCTTGACACAGAAATTGCCTGTGTCTTTGGAGCCAGGAGATCTTCCTTCTCAGTACTTGGATTTCGTTGATGCTGAAGAGGTAACTCTTGATGAGGTGAACGAGAACGATGTATTGCTGAAACGCAATGGCAAATTGGTTCGCCCAGTACGTTTGCCTAACGGTCTTTACAGCTTCAGACCAGGTACGAACATCGACCGCGTTGTATTGGACTGTGTAACTGCTTTGCAGCACGGTGCCGATCTTCTTTGGATCGAAACTCCAACGCCAGATGTTGAAGCGATCGCTGCCATGGTGAACAGGATCAAGGAGCAAGTGCCTAACGCCAAATTGGTGTACAATAACTCTCCTTCTTTCAACTGGACCTTGAACTTCCGTAAGCAGGCCTACAAACGTTGGGAAGCGGAAGGCAAAGACCTTTCTGCATACGATGCTAACGATCTGATGAACGCGAAATATGATGATTCTGAATTGGCCATTGAGGCAGATCAGAAGATCAGAACATTCCAAGCAGATTCATCTCGAGTGTCTGGTATTTTCCACCACTTGATCACGTTGCCAACTTACCATACAACAGCTCTACACATGAACGACCTTTCTGCAGGTTACTTCGGAGAAGAAGGCATGTTGGCTTACGTAGGTGGTGTTCAGCGTCAGGAGATCCGCAAAGGCGTTGCTTGTGTGAAGCATCAGCGCATGGCAGGTTCTGACCTTGGCGATGACCACAAAGAGTTCTTCGCTGGCGACAAAGCCCTGAAGGCTGGTGGTGCCAAGAACACTTCAAACCAGTTTGAGGTAGCTCACTGA
- the gldN gene encoding gliding motility protein GldN: MRINVNVLCLLLTTAVLPSSFAQNIRDGVFPRDKNLTRDPIPYAHLREADVMWATRVWRKLDLREKMNHPFYFPTESIKDRRSLVQVLIESVDEGSLTAYDPLDDEFTRTLTSAEIDRRLVRIDSIWMEGELPPYEPELVVVEEPFDVGRVKEIRLKEEWFFDKQRSVMDVRIIGIQPVADNIDPETGEVRGKEPMFWVYFPEARNIFANVDVFNRHNDAARWTLDDVFWKRMFGSYIYKIQNVYDRQIADYTLNGLDQMLEAERIKDDIFVMESDLWEY, translated from the coding sequence ATGAGAATTAATGTTAACGTTCTATGCTTGCTGCTAACAACCGCAGTTTTACCATCATCATTCGCCCAGAATATTCGTGACGGGGTATTCCCCAGAGACAAGAACCTCACAAGAGATCCGATTCCGTATGCACATTTGCGAGAAGCTGATGTAATGTGGGCAACACGCGTTTGGCGAAAATTGGATCTGAGAGAAAAGATGAACCATCCATTCTATTTTCCTACCGAATCGATAAAGGATCGTAGAAGTTTGGTGCAAGTTCTTATTGAATCGGTTGATGAAGGAAGTTTAACTGCTTACGACCCGTTGGATGACGAATTCACGAGAACACTTACCAGCGCAGAGATTGATAGAAGATTGGTAAGGATTGATAGCATTTGGATGGAAGGTGAGTTGCCTCCTTACGAACCTGAGCTTGTAGTAGTAGAAGAACCGTTTGACGTTGGTCGTGTCAAGGAAATTCGTCTTAAGGAGGAATGGTTCTTCGATAAGCAACGTTCGGTCATGGATGTTCGCATCATCGGCATTCAGCCTGTAGCCGACAATATCGATCCGGAAACTGGCGAGGTCAGGGGCAAAGAACCCATGTTCTGGGTTTACTTTCCTGAAGCGAGGAACATCTTTGCCAATGTGGATGTGTTCAATCGGCACAATGATGCCGCAAGATGGACACTTGATGATGTGTTCTGGAAACGGATGTTTGGCTCCTATATCTACAAGATTCAGAACGTGTATGACCGACAGATAGCCGATTATACACTCAATGGACTTGACCAAATGTTGGAGGCAGAACGCATTAAGGATGACATTTTCGTCATGGAATCGGATCTTTGGGAATACTGA
- the gldN gene encoding gliding motility protein GldN → MKKLLIILTIAFGAVGSMNATAQNVLDGVYVKEHYPTRKVIPYTHLREADVMWATRIWRKLDLREKMNLPLYYPTEPIKNRRSLTQVIIEAVREGSLTAYDPLDDEFTMTLTKAEIERKLSFIDTQYIESPDPPYDLQMTVIEEEFDPANVKEVRLKEDWFFDRQRSVLDVRIIGIQPVADNIDRTTGEIRGKEPMFWVYFPEARNIFASAEVFNRQNDAERRTLEDIFWKRMFSSYIYKEKNVYDRLISDYMLNGIDQLLEAERIKEDIFILEHDLWEY, encoded by the coding sequence ATGAAAAAGTTGCTCATCATATTGACGATTGCGTTCGGTGCCGTGGGTTCCATGAACGCTACTGCTCAGAATGTACTGGATGGTGTTTATGTAAAAGAACATTACCCTACAAGAAAGGTCATCCCTTACACGCACTTGCGAGAAGCGGATGTCATGTGGGCAACTCGTATTTGGCGTAAGCTTGATCTGAGGGAGAAGATGAATCTTCCATTGTATTACCCTACGGAGCCAATTAAGAATCGTAGGAGTTTGACTCAGGTTATTATCGAAGCGGTTCGTGAAGGTAGTCTGACTGCCTACGATCCTTTGGATGACGAGTTCACAATGACTTTGACCAAGGCGGAAATTGAGCGTAAGTTGAGCTTCATTGATACGCAGTATATCGAGAGTCCAGATCCTCCATACGATTTGCAGATGACCGTGATCGAGGAGGAATTCGACCCTGCGAACGTCAAAGAAGTTCGTCTAAAGGAGGATTGGTTCTTCGACCGACAGCGATCCGTGTTGGATGTTCGTATCATCGGTATCCAGCCTGTAGCTGACAATATCGACAGAACAACAGGAGAGATTCGTGGTAAAGAGCCGATGTTCTGGGTGTATTTCCCTGAAGCAAGAAACATCTTTGCAAGTGCTGAGGTTTTCAATCGTCAGAACGATGCCGAAAGAAGAACACTGGAAGATATTTTCTGGAAGCGAATGTTCAGTTCCTACATCTACAAGGAGAAGAACGTTTACGACCGCTTGATCTCTGATTACATGCTGAATGGTATCGATCAGTTGTTGGAGGCTGAACGTATCAAGGAGGACATCTTTATCCTTGAGCATGATCTTTGGGAATACTAA
- the gldM gene encoding gliding motility protein GldM yields the protein MAGGKETPRQKMIGMMYLVLTALLALNVSKDILEAFVVVNDGIELTNIGFHNKTEMAYASFDRAKSNNPDKVTPYWNKAYEAKKYAQEMLTYLDSTKVLMKMKVDQIPREVADTLTLEYMQKKDDYDTPTRLMCGEKVDGRGARASELKAKLEEFKSRMEELLPAESKGAVKIHIDTEDKSDKDIDSWENENFYHTVAAGSLTILSKLESDVMNVEADIVNELFRQVDASDFKFDTLAAKIIAPNLVFQGDEYKAEIFVAAFSTTQNPDVYLGKVDTTKDEIVGPIDSTSVVVDRGVGVYTVKASGEGVQKYSGVIRVKAPSGAFINRPFEGEYMVMKSGVVVSPTKMNVLYRGVKNPISISVPGVAPELVKPSLSGGTLSPDRKEGKGNYIAEVKGGSEAIVKVSAEIGGKVRPMGDFKFRVKDVPPPVATIAGVEEGLVSANRLAAAPTVIPKMQNFDFELFFQVTKFDLVYQVGTDLITKPVTGSRIPDGDLDQIKRLKKGSRVYIENISAVMLDENNRPAAGVTPKKLSPVSLKLN from the coding sequence ATGGCAGGAGGAAAAGAAACCCCAAGACAGAAAATGATTGGGATGATGTACTTGGTACTTACAGCGCTCTTGGCACTGAACGTATCCAAGGACATCTTGGAAGCCTTTGTGGTGGTAAACGATGGTATCGAGTTGACGAACATTGGCTTTCACAATAAGACTGAAATGGCATATGCCTCTTTCGATCGTGCAAAGAGCAACAACCCAGATAAGGTTACTCCTTATTGGAATAAAGCCTACGAGGCAAAGAAATATGCGCAGGAAATGCTCACATATTTGGACTCGACCAAGGTTCTTATGAAGATGAAGGTAGATCAAATCCCAAGGGAGGTTGCTGATACCTTGACGTTAGAGTACATGCAGAAGAAGGACGACTACGACACTCCCACTCGCTTGATGTGTGGAGAAAAAGTGGACGGCCGAGGAGCAAGAGCATCTGAGCTAAAAGCAAAGCTTGAGGAGTTCAAGTCCAGAATGGAAGAATTGCTTCCGGCCGAATCGAAAGGCGCGGTTAAAATTCACATTGACACCGAGGATAAGAGTGATAAGGACATCGATTCGTGGGAAAACGAGAATTTTTATCATACTGTGGCGGCCGGTAGCTTGACTATTCTTAGCAAGTTGGAAAGTGACGTAATGAATGTGGAGGCTGATATTGTCAATGAACTGTTTCGTCAGGTTGATGCGAGTGACTTCAAATTCGATACACTTGCTGCGAAGATCATTGCTCCAAATTTGGTTTTTCAAGGAGACGAGTATAAAGCTGAGATTTTTGTAGCTGCGTTCAGTACTACTCAGAATCCTGACGTCTACTTGGGTAAAGTTGATACAACTAAAGACGAGATCGTAGGGCCGATCGACAGCACATCCGTTGTGGTGGATAGAGGAGTTGGTGTCTATACTGTCAAAGCATCTGGTGAAGGTGTTCAGAAGTATTCAGGTGTAATTCGTGTGAAAGCTCCTTCCGGTGCATTCATCAACCGACCATTCGAGGGAGAGTACATGGTTATGAAGTCAGGTGTCGTTGTCTCACCAACCAAGATGAATGTACTTTACCGAGGAGTTAAAAACCCAATTTCAATATCGGTCCCAGGTGTAGCGCCTGAATTGGTTAAGCCATCTCTATCAGGAGGTACGCTTTCTCCAGACCGAAAGGAGGGAAAGGGTAACTACATTGCCGAAGTAAAAGGCGGTAGCGAGGCCATCGTAAAGGTTAGTGCCGAGATTGGAGGTAAAGTACGTCCAATGGGGGATTTCAAGTTCCGTGTTAAAGACGTGCCACCACCGGTAGCTACGATTGCTGGCGTTGAAGAAGGACTTGTTTCTGCAAACCGATTGGCTGCGGCTCCTACGGTAATTCCTAAGATGCAGAACTTCGATTTCGAGTTGTTCTTCCAAGTAACCAAGTTTGACCTTGTTTATCAGGTAGGAACGGATTTGATAACAAAACCTGTTACAGGAAGTAGAATTCCTGATGGGGATTTGGATCAGATCAAGAGACTTAAGAAAGGTTCAAGGGTCTATATCGAAAATATATCAGCAGTAATGCTTGATGAAAATAATCGACCTGCTGCTGGCGTTACTCCTAAGAAACTATCTCCTGTCAGTTTGAAACTAAATTGA
- the gldL gene encoding gliding motility protein GldL, protein MQGKKWKSFMAKLYGFGAAIVIVGALFKIQHWPGAGIMLTVGLSTEAVIFFFSAFEKPHEEPDWSLVYPELAGLPGEGGEGGGKGNAGLSPSQELDNLLEDAKIGPELIESLGNNLRSLGENVSKMSDITNASVATEEYVGNVKKAAETVGSLSDAYMKASASLGAMVVDGDGVDFGSEMKKMAENITQLNSQYELQLQGTKQFLESSDSLYAGMGELMGTLNDSVDDARKYKEEVSQLAQNISALNTVYGNMLSAMNRS, encoded by the coding sequence ATGCAGGGGAAAAAGTGGAAAAGTTTTATGGCGAAGCTCTATGGCTTCGGAGCGGCAATCGTAATTGTTGGGGCATTGTTTAAAATTCAGCACTGGCCAGGTGCGGGTATCATGCTTACGGTAGGTCTTTCTACTGAAGCGGTCATTTTCTTCTTTTCTGCTTTCGAAAAACCACATGAGGAACCAGATTGGAGCCTTGTTTATCCAGAGTTGGCAGGTCTTCCAGGTGAAGGTGGCGAAGGTGGCGGAAAAGGAAATGCTGGTCTTTCCCCGTCTCAAGAGTTGGACAACTTGCTTGAAGACGCGAAGATCGGGCCTGAGTTGATAGAAAGTCTTGGCAATAACCTTCGTTCGCTTGGCGAAAATGTTTCCAAGATGAGCGATATTACAAACGCATCGGTTGCCACGGAAGAATATGTTGGTAATGTGAAGAAGGCTGCTGAGACAGTTGGAAGTCTGTCGGACGCTTACATGAAGGCAAGTGCGTCTCTGGGTGCCATGGTTGTAGATGGTGACGGAGTTGATTTTGGTTCTGAAATGAAGAAAATGGCTGAGAATATTACTCAGTTGAATTCGCAGTACGAACTCCAATTGCAGGGTACTAAGCAATTCTTGGAATCATCCGATTCACTTTATGCTGGTATGGGTGAACTGATGGGTACGTTGAACGATTCGGTAGATGATGCCCGTAAGTACAAGGAGGAAGTTTCTCAGTTGGCTCAGAATATCAGCGCCCTCAATACTGTTTACGGAAACATGCTTTCTGCTATGAATCGTTCCTAA
- a CDS encoding SUMF1/EgtB/PvdO family nonheme iron enzyme → MKKLLMLLLVAAGVSSFTSCGNYGRGQLVGVQGREEWYMDDPYGMLFIPMGSYNMGPSDQDVPYAITSQAKTVSVQAFYMDETEITNNEYRQFVYWVRDSIAHLLIGEDHLLEEGEYGERINWDEYIEYDDEEMMEVLEEMYLPEHERFYRRREIDTRKLNFEYFWIDLKEAARKENREQGMKDRSVFIKRDIINVYPDTLAWIHDFTYSFNEPMTKMYFWHPAYDDYPVVGVTWKQARAFCIWRTQLLNSWLAHNDETFVQDFRLPTESEWEYASRGGLDLSPYPWGGPYIRNSRGCFLANYKPLRGNYVADGGFHTVKVYRYAPNDYGLYCMSGNVAEWTKNAYDESAFSFTHDLNPDYYYEAKDSDPPSLKRKVIRGGSWKDIGYYIQTGTRTYEYQDTAKCYVGFRCVMEFLGRDKADF, encoded by the coding sequence ATGAAAAAGCTGCTTATGTTGTTGTTAGTGGCAGCTGGCGTAAGTAGTTTCACAAGTTGTGGAAACTACGGTCGGGGCCAGTTGGTTGGAGTGCAGGGAAGAGAAGAATGGTATATGGATGATCCATATGGTATGCTCTTTATCCCAATGGGAAGTTACAATATGGGGCCAAGCGATCAAGATGTCCCGTATGCTATTACGTCTCAGGCCAAGACCGTCTCTGTCCAGGCGTTTTATATGGACGAGACCGAGATCACCAATAATGAATATCGACAGTTTGTCTATTGGGTTCGCGACTCCATAGCACATTTGCTGATTGGCGAAGATCACTTGCTCGAAGAAGGAGAGTACGGTGAGCGAATCAATTGGGATGAGTACATCGAGTACGATGACGAGGAAATGATGGAGGTTTTGGAAGAAATGTACCTTCCAGAACATGAGCGTTTCTACAGAAGAAGGGAGATTGATACACGAAAACTGAATTTCGAGTACTTCTGGATCGATCTGAAGGAAGCAGCAAGAAAGGAGAATCGTGAGCAGGGTATGAAAGATCGTTCGGTGTTTATCAAGAGGGATATCATTAATGTCTATCCCGACACGCTGGCATGGATTCACGATTTCACGTATTCATTCAATGAGCCGATGACCAAGATGTATTTCTGGCATCCAGCTTACGATGATTATCCTGTTGTTGGTGTTACTTGGAAGCAGGCTCGCGCATTCTGTATATGGAGAACGCAGTTGCTGAACAGCTGGTTGGCGCACAATGATGAGACTTTCGTACAAGACTTCAGATTGCCTACGGAATCTGAATGGGAGTACGCTTCGCGTGGAGGTCTCGACCTGTCACCTTATCCTTGGGGTGGGCCATATATCAGAAACAGTAGAGGATGCTTCTTGGCCAACTACAAGCCACTTCGAGGAAATTATGTGGCAGATGGTGGTTTCCATACGGTGAAGGTGTATCGTTATGCACCGAACGATTATGGTCTCTATTGTATGTCCGGAAACGTTGCCGAGTGGACCAAGAATGCTTATGACGAAAGTGCATTCAGTTTTACGCACGACCTCAATCCTGACTATTATTACGAAGCCAAGGATTCAGATCCTCCTTCACTAAAAAGAAAAGTTATCCGTGGCGGTTCATGGAAGGATATCGGTTATTATATCCAAACAGGAACAAGAACCTACGAATATCAAGATACGGCCAAGTGCTATGTTGGTTTCCGTTGTGTAATGGAATTCCTTGGAAGAGACAAGGCCGATTTCTAA